A window of the Hypomesus transpacificus isolate Combined female chromosome 22, fHypTra1, whole genome shotgun sequence genome harbors these coding sequences:
- the crb2a gene encoding protein crumbs homolog 2a, producing the protein MMEFGRVHLNLKTVLLTMMMFKWGIFCSASSEKCLSGPCQNGAACVDTMDDYACLCNQEGVRYMGKDCDELYDSCLFASCVNCTSTPGTTEHLCICPDGFTGENCTEEIDECHSDPCFEPHSECIDQLNNYFCRCPSGYGGEDCQTHVTDCVDKPCQNNGLCKLLPEGYECECAPGYEGEHCEEDVDECMSHPCQNGAICMDGDAEYHCFCVPGFQGYNCEIDINECASHPCENNGTCINEKDRYECECLVGFTEVNCEVEINECESDPCQNEATCHDLIGLYTCECQQGFEGIDCEIDIDECASEPCQNGAVCNDMVDSYECDCSDTGFVGDHCEEDILECASDPCQHGGTCLEGVNEYTCLCWPGYMGENCEIDIDECAEVPCENEGECFERSDPSHWETDWEFNFAEASGYICQCQPGFAGENCTVNIDECESDPCQNGGTCEDQVNEYTCMCADGFTGEICEVNIDECESQPCQNGAWCEDGVADFTCHCPEVEPDVLPWGGHHCDVQLLGCMDHECQNGATCLPWFEYGEHTHTCLCPHGFFNDLCSTPTTFSFSTPGFVLIEVDVEERKRREAKHHKHHGSGVSLRFRTTLPDMLLFYRGDMENHLLLELVGGSLHAKAFSEEAELEVTFPRLASDGDWRDAEVWLSEEEGLLLIVKGPGCHAEGCTVEDGGPEGPYFHPSETFNHVYVGGAPKEFLELTVSGAGFIGCMEDLFIDSKPVLPQNLQNNDANEMDIGCSKTEWCEQDPCNNRGHCVDLWTSSRCDCYRPHHGHSCSEEFPAWTYSHEDTSSYSAYDIVESHGANFSVSFFLRSLKPDGLLFQLRRPSEGGDGLMEPYFSVYLGMGRVLVKSLPESSALTAPTFVTTGDKQLLEVEVHHGKVYFRHEGLRYSIGVVPEVEVLSGDLAYVGGLPGDDDSVAWGGHFKGCLQDLRLDGVHLDVDAWNTSLNNSEGLVYLPSGAENVETGCMSDNTCEVEPCHNGGECTITWNDFACSCPESFTGQTCETRVWCVSDPCIMGSQCVDLTDGYECVSNATFENNPVQYSADGSLATPVTSVYLELRTRSENAVLLRASHGPELLMVGLVDSSVQVEIHSGNSVEALMFSGVRRVADGNWHRVHVSMVEPESEASHWVITVDGITDASSTPEVTEGLHFLNKDEAVVVLAESFIGCLGVVRVGGVYLPFLDNFDPPQLTRFHKIGDGEIHMGCTSSPVCLLDLCQNGATCKDLFNLVGCLCAPGWEGEHCEVDTDECVSGPCVYGDCQDLLAGFECECHAGYEGLHCEENVDDCKEHKCQNGGTCEDKVNHYTCNCLDDFSGPLCQWPYPPLQCDDVQCDNDGICHDGLWGANCTCMPGFEGDRCETEVNECDSNPCQNGGTCLDRINRFLCICPTGFNSPTCDTNKQAQKERVPWLVIAIPLVCLCILLVVIGLTIMVMTARKKRQSEGAYSPSSQEVAGARLEMDSMLKVPPEERLI; encoded by the exons GAATATTTTGTTCGGCCAGTTCTGAGAAGTGCCTGTCGGGGCCTTGCCAGAACGGTGCCGCCTGTGTGGACACCATGGATGATTACGCCTGCCTCTGCAACCAGGAGGGGGTCCGCTACATGGGCAAGGACTGTGATGAACTCTATGACTCTTGTTTGTTTGCGTCTTGCGTCAACTGTACCAGCACTCCAGGCACCACGGAACATCTCTGTATCTGCCCGGACGGATTCACCGGAGAGAACTGCACAGAAGAAATCGATGAATGCCACAGCGACCCTTGCTTTGAGCCCCATTCTGAATGCATTGACCAGCTGAACAACTACTTCTGTCGCTGTCCCTCCGGGTACGGGGGAGAAGACTGCCAGACGCACGTCACAGACTGCGTGGACAAACCATGCCAGAATAACGGATTATGTAAACTGTTACCTGAAGGCTACGAGTGCGAGTGTGCACCTGGTTACGAAGGGGAGCACTGCGAAGAGGATGTCGATGAGTGTATGTCCCACCCGTGTCAAAATGGGGCCATCTGTATGGACGGAGACGCAGAGTACCACTGTTTCTGCGTGCCTGGTTTCCAGGGTTACAACTGTGAGATTGACATCAACGAGTGTGCTTCGCACCCTTGTGAGAACAACGGAACCTGTATTAACGAGAAGGACCGATACGAGTGCGAGTGCCTCGTAGGGTTTACAG AGGTGAACTGTGAAGTGGAAATAAATGAATGTGAGTCGGATCCCTGCCAAAATGAAGCCACCTGCCATGACCTCATTGGCCTGTATACCTGCGAGTGTCAGCAAGGGTTTGAGGGCATTGACTGTGAGATTGACATTGACGAGTGTGCCAGCGAACCTTGCCAAAATGGAGCAGTCTGCAATGACATGGTAGACAG CTACGAGTGTGACTGTAGTGACACAGGGTTTGTTGGGGACCACTGTGAGGAGGACATCCTTGAGTGTGCTTCAGACCCTTGTCAGCACGGTGGCACCTGTTTGGAGGGAGTGAATGAGTACACCTGTCTCTGTTGGCCAG GTTACATGGGGGAAAACTGTGAGATCGACATTGACGAATGTGCGGAGGTGCCATGTGAGAACGAAGGGGAGTGTTTCGAGCGTTCTGACCCCTCTCACTGGGAAACAGACTGGGAGTTCAACTTTGCAGAGGCTTCGGGCTACATATGCCAGTGTCAGCCAGGCTTTGCAG GGGAAAATTGTACTGTGAACATTGATGAGTGTGAGTCTGATCCGTGCCAGAATGGAGGCACTTGTGAGGACCAGGTCAACGAGTATACCTGCATGTGTGCAGACGGATTTACAG GCGAAATATGTGAAGTAAACATCGACGAGTGTGAAAGCCAGCCATGCCAGAACGGTGCTTGGTGCGAGGACGGCGTGGCAGACTTCACCTGTCACTGTCCCGAGGTGGAGCCGGATGTGCTCCCCTGGGGCGGTCACCATTGTGACGTCCAGCTCCTGGGCTGCATGGACCACGAATGCCAAAATGGCGCCACCTGCCTGCCCTGGTTTGAATACGgagaacacacccacacctgtCTCTGCCCTCATGGCTTCTTCAATGACCTCTGCTCAACCCCAACCACGTTCTCCTTCTCCACTCCCGGATTTGTATTAATTGAAGTAGATGTGGAAGAGCGCAAACGAAGAGAGGCAAAGCACCACAAGCACCATGGATCAGGTGTCAGTCTACGCTTCCGGACAACCCTGCCTGACATGCTCCTCTTCTACAGAGGGGACATGGAGAACCATCTCCTGCTTGAGCTCGTAGGGGGAAGTCTTCACGCAAAGGCGTTCTCAGAGGAAGCCGAGCTGGAGGTCACGTTCCCCAGGTTGGCGAGTGACGGGGACTGGAGAGATGCCGAAGTGTGGTTGAGTGAGGAAGAGGGCTTACTATTGATTGTGAAGGGGCCAGGGTGCCACGCTGAAGGATGCACCGTAGAGGACGGTGGCCCTGAAGGCCCATACTTCCATCCCTCAGAGACTTTTAATCATGTGTATGTGGGTGGTGCTCCAAAGGAGTTTTTGGAGCTTACCGTGAGTGGTGCCGGGTTCATCGGATGTATGGAGGACCTTTTCATtgactccaagcctgtcctGCCTCAGAACCTCCAGAACAACGATGCAAATGAGATGGACATCGGGTGTAGCAAGACAGAGTGGTGTGAGCAAGACCCCTGCAACAACCGGGGCCACTGTGTGGACCTGTGGACCAGCTCCCGCTGTGACTGCTACCGGCCACACCACGGCCACAGCTGCTCTGAGG AGTTCCCTGCATGGACGTACAGCCACGAGGACACATCCAGCTACAGTGCCTACGACATCGTCGAGAGCCATGGTGCCAACTTCAGTGTCTCCTTCTTCCTACGTTCGCTCAAGCCTGACGGCCTCCTCTTCCAGCTGAGGAGGCCCAGTGAGGGTGGGGATGGCCTCATGGAGCCCTACTTCTCTGTCTATCTGGGGATGGGGAGAGTTCTCGTGAAGTCTCTGCCCGAGAGCTCTGCCTTGACAGCACCCACCTTCGTGACCACGGGTGACAAGCAGCTTCTGGAGGTGGAGGTCCATCACGGAAAAGTTTACTTCAGACACGAGGGGCTACGCTACAGTATAGGTGTGGTGCCTGAGGTGGAGGTGCTGAGTGGGGACCTGGCGTATGTAGGTGGTCTTCCTGGGGATGATGACTCGGTGGCCTGGGGGGGACACTTTAAAGGCTGCCTGCAGGATCTGCGTCTGGATGGGGTGCATCTTGATGTGGATGCGTGGAATACTTCGCTCAACAACTCAGAGGGACTGGTGTACTTACCAAGTGGGGCGGAAAACGTTGAGACCGGATGTATGAGCGATAACACCTGTGAG GTGGAACCATGTCACAATGGAGGCGAGTGCACCATCACCTGGAATGACTTTGCATGTTCGTGTCCTGAGAGTTTTACAGGACAGACTTGTGAGACacgcgtgtggtgtgtgagcgACCCCTGTATCATGGGGAGCCAGTGTGTGGACCTGACTGATGGATACGAGT GTGTGTCCAACGCCACATTTGAGAATAACCCAGTGCAGTACAGCGCTGATGGTTCCCTAGCAACCCCAGTGACCAGCGTGTACTTGGAGCTTCGTACACGCTCAGAGAACGCTGTTCTGCTCCGCGCTTCCCACGGGCCAGAGCTGCTGATGGTGGGTCTGGTGGACTCATCGGTTCAGGTGGAGATCCACAGCGGGAACAGCGTTGAAGCACTGATGTTCTCTGGGGTGCGAAGAGTGGCAGACGGTAATTGGCACAGAGTGCATGTCTCCATGGTGGAGCCTGAGAGTGAGGCATCCCATTGGGTGATTACAGTGGACGGGATCACAGATGCCAGCAGTACCCCAGAAGTCACTGAAGGTCTTCACTTCCTGAACAAGGACGAAGCCGTGGTGGTTCTGGCAGAGAGTTTCATTGGTTGCTTGGGTGTTGTTCGAGTGGGCGGGGTCTATCTCCCATTTTTGGACAACTTTGACCCTCCTCAGCTGACCCGCTTCCACAAAATTGGAGATGGGGAAATCCATATGGGCTGTACCAGTTCACCTGTATGCCTTTTGGACCTTTGCCAGAACGGAGCAACATGCAAGGATCTCTTTAATCTCGTTGGCTGCCTATGTGCACCGGGTTGGGAGGGCGAGCATTGTGAGGTAGACACGGATGAGTGTGTCTCCGGCCCTTGTGTTTATGGAGACTGTCAAGATTTGCTGGCGGGTTTTGAGTGTGAGTGCCATGCTGGGTATGAAGGATTGCATTGTGAGGAGAATGTGGATGACTGTAAGGAACACAAATGCCAAAACGGGGGGACTTGTGAGGACAAAGTGAACCACTACACCTGTAACTGCCTGGATGACTTCAGTGGTCCACTTTGCCA ATGGCCCTACCCCCCTTTGCAATGCGATGATGTCCAATGTGACAATGATGGAATCTGTCATGATGGTTTGTGGGGTGCAAACTGCACCTGTATGCCAGGCTTCGAAGGGGACAG GTGTGAGACAGAAGTGAACGAGTGTGACTCAAACCCTTGTCAGAACGGTGGCACCTGTCTGGATCGCATCAACAGGTTTCTTTGTATTTGCCCTACTGGCTTCAACAGTCCAACTTGTGATACAAAT AAACAAGCTCAAAAAGAGCGAGTGCCCTGGCTGGTAATTGCCATACCTCTAGTCTGTCTCTGCATTCTCCTGGTGGTCATCGGCCTGACCATCATGGTGATGACTGCCCGCAAGAAACGGCAATCTGAGGGTGCCTACAGCCCCAGTTCCCAAGAAGTTGCTGGGGCACGTCTGGAGATGGACAGCATGCTCAAGGTTCCTCCAGAGGAACGCCTGATCTGA